A region of Arabidopsis thaliana chromosome 5, partial sequence DNA encodes the following proteins:
- a CDS encoding SBP (S-ribonuclease binding protein) family protein (SBP (S-ribonuclease binding protein) family protein; FUNCTIONS IN: zinc ion binding; EXPRESSED IN: 22 plant structures; EXPRESSED DURING: 13 growth stages; CONTAINS InterPro DOMAIN/s: Zinc finger, RING-type (InterPro:IPR001841), S-ribonuclease binding protein, SBP1, pollen (InterPro:IPR017066); BEST Arabidopsis thaliana protein match is: SBP (S-ribonuclease binding protein) family protein (TAIR:AT4G17680.1); Has 1807 Blast hits to 1807 proteins in 277 species: Archae - 0; Bacteria - 0; Metazoa - 736; Fungi - 347; Plants - 385; Viruses - 0; Other Eukaryotes - 339 (source: NCBI BLink).), whose translation MAVQAHHHPSTLFFLNNGQEGNDQPHKSQFHSINAGVDTRKRAREVSSVIDLDITAAPMNPPPQTPPQVIGRRQNPNVVSTGLRLSREQSQNQEQRFLSFPITGDVAGEIKSQTDELNRFLQIQGEQLKRMLAENSERNYRELLRTTEESVRRRLREKEAEIEKATRRHVELEARATQIETEARAWQMRAAAREAEATSLQAQLHQAVVVAHGGGVITTVEPQSGSVDGVDEAEDAESAYVDPDRVEMIGPGCRICRRRSATVLALPCRHLVMCTECDGSVRICPLCLSTKNSSVEVFYS comes from the exons aTGGCGGTTCAAGCTCATCACCATCCTTctactctcttcttcctcaacaaCGGACAAGAAGGGAATGATCAGCCGCATAAATCTCAGTTTCATTCAATCAACGCCg GGGTTGATACAAGAAAGCGAGCGAGAGAAGTTTCTTCGGTGATTGATTTAGATATCACGGCGGCTCCGATGAACCCTCCGCCGCAAACTCCACCGCAAGTTATAGGACGTCGACAAAATCCGAATGTTGTATCAACCGGTCTACGTTTGTCTCGTGAACAGTCGCAGAATCAAGAACAAcggtttttgtcttttccgATAACCGGAGATGTCGCCGGAGAAATCAAAAGCCAAACGGACGAATTAAATAGATTTCTTCAAATCCAG GGAGAGCAGCTTAAGCGCATGTTAGCTGAAAACAGTGAGAGGAACTATCGTGAGCTTCTGAGAACAACGGAAGAATCAGTAAGGCGGAgattaagagagaaagaagcgGAGATCGAGAAAGCCACACGTCGTCATGTCGAGCTAGAAGCACGTGCGACTCAGATCGAAACAGAGGCACGTGCTTGGCAAATGAGAGCAGCTGCTAGAGAAGCCGAAGCGACGTCGTTACAAGCTCAATTACACCAAGCCGTAGTAGTAGCTCACGGTGGCGGAGTTATTACGACGGTGGAGCCACAATCGGGAAGCGTAGACGGTGTGGATGAAGCTGAAGACGCCGAATCGGCTTATGTGGATCCCGACCGGGTCGAAATGATTGGACCGGGATGTAGGATTTGCCGGCGGCGATCGGCGACGGTGTTGGCTTTGCCGTGTCGTCATTTGGTTATGTGTACAGAATGCGACGGCTCCGTGAGAATTTGTCCGCTTTGCCTTAGCACGAAGAATTCAAGCGTGGAGGTTTTCTATTCTTGA